One window of the Streptomyces asoensis genome contains the following:
- a CDS encoding TauD/TfdA dioxygenase family protein produces MSIEIRKVTANIGAQVSGVDIAKPLDEETYTALREALNVHKALVFDDVDLDDAGQQAFVRHFGDLTTAHPTVPAVDGAPNVLPVDSERGRAANHWHTDVTFVLNPPQASTLRSLVLPPYGGETLITSSAAAYRQLPEPLRQLADTLWAEHTNDYDYAVPQETVDEAQAAARAQFTSIKYRTVHPVVRVHPLTGERGLFIGGFAQRIVGLSPAESRKILDLLQSYVTRPENIVRHRWSENQLVLFDNRITQHYAVDNYDGRPRRLHRVTVAGDIPVGIDGKESYSIEGDAAHYTSVAA; encoded by the coding sequence ATGAGCATCGAGATCCGCAAGGTCACCGCGAACATCGGCGCCCAGGTCTCCGGCGTCGACATCGCGAAGCCCCTCGACGAGGAGACGTACACCGCCCTGCGCGAGGCGCTCAACGTCCACAAGGCCCTGGTCTTCGACGACGTGGACCTGGACGACGCGGGCCAGCAGGCCTTCGTCCGCCACTTCGGCGACCTCACCACCGCCCACCCGACCGTGCCGGCCGTCGACGGCGCCCCGAACGTGCTGCCGGTCGACAGCGAGCGCGGCCGCGCCGCCAACCACTGGCACACGGACGTCACCTTCGTCCTCAACCCGCCGCAGGCCAGCACCCTGCGCAGCCTGGTCCTCCCGCCGTACGGCGGCGAGACCCTGATCACCAGCTCGGCGGCGGCCTACCGCCAGCTGCCGGAGCCGCTCAGGCAGCTCGCCGACACCCTGTGGGCCGAGCACACCAACGACTACGACTACGCGGTGCCGCAGGAGACGGTCGACGAGGCGCAGGCCGCCGCGCGCGCCCAGTTCACCTCGATCAAGTACCGCACGGTCCACCCGGTGGTCCGCGTGCACCCGCTGACCGGCGAGCGGGGCCTGTTCATCGGCGGGTTCGCCCAGCGCATCGTGGGCCTGTCGCCGGCCGAGTCCCGCAAGATCCTCGACCTGCTCCAGTCGTACGTCACCCGGCCGGAGAACATCGTGCGCCACCGCTGGTCGGAGAACCAGCTGGTCCTGTTCGACAACCGCATCACCCAGCACTACGCGGTCGACAACTACGACGGCCGGCCCCGCCGGCTGCACCGGGTGACCGTCGCGGGTGACATCCCGGTCGGCATCGACGGCAAGGAGAGCTACTCGATCGAGGGCGACGCGGCGCACTACACCTCCGTAGCGGCCTAG
- a CDS encoding superoxide dismutase, which translates to MPVYTLPELPYDYSALAPVISPEIIELHHDKHHAAYVKGANDTLEQLAEARDKEQWASLGGLEKNLAFHLSGHILHSIYWANMTGDGGGEPLAADGVGDLADAITESFGSFAGFKAQLTKASATTQGSGWGVLAYEPLSGHLIVEQVYDHQGNVGQGSVPILVFDAWEHAFYLQYKNQKVDFIEAMWAVVNWQDVAGRYAAAKSRADVLLLAP; encoded by the coding sequence ATGCCCGTCTACACGCTGCCCGAACTGCCCTACGACTACTCCGCGCTCGCCCCCGTGATCAGCCCGGAGATCATCGAGCTGCACCACGACAAGCACCACGCGGCCTATGTGAAGGGCGCCAACGACACCCTGGAGCAGCTGGCGGAGGCGCGGGACAAGGAGCAGTGGGCGTCGCTGGGCGGCCTGGAGAAGAACCTGGCCTTCCACCTCTCCGGCCACATCCTGCACAGCATCTACTGGGCCAACATGACCGGCGACGGCGGCGGTGAGCCCCTCGCGGCGGACGGCGTCGGCGACCTCGCGGACGCGATCACCGAGTCCTTCGGCTCGTTCGCCGGCTTCAAGGCCCAGCTGACCAAGGCGTCCGCGACCACCCAGGGTTCCGGCTGGGGCGTCCTCGCCTACGAGCCGCTCAGCGGCCACCTCATCGTCGAGCAGGTCTACGACCACCAGGGCAACGTCGGCCAGGGTTCCGTGCCGATCCTCGTCTTCGACGCCTGGGAGCACGCCTTCTACCTCCAGTACAAGAACCAGAAGGTCGACTTCATCGAGGCGATGTGGGCCGTCGTCAACTGGCAGGACGTGGCCGGGCGTTACGCCGCCGCGAAGTCCCGCGCGGATGTGCTGCTGCTCGCCCCCTGA
- a CDS encoding amino acid permease: MPSSSTVGTPPEPDVTLSHGLKQRHLSMIALGGVIGAGLFVGSGAGIAAAGPSIVLAYALSGLLVMLVMRMLGEMSAAYPSSGSFSAHAERAFGPWAGFTVGWAFWVLLCTAVGLEGIGAAKIVTGWLPGTPEWAWVALFMLLFCGANLTAVKNFGEFEFWFAALKVGAITLFLVLGVLAVGGVLPGTDSPGASHLGELFPHGSEGLVVGLLASVFAYGGLETVTIAAAESENPVRGVASAVRTAMWRIALFYVGSMAVIVTLVPWDAKAVVEKGPYVAALDQLGIPGAGQVMNVVVLAALLSAMNANVYGSSRIAYSLVERGHGPKALGRVSGGAPRVAVLASCVFGFGCVLLSYWRPDDVFPWLLNMIGAVILVVWIFIALSQLRLRGRLEREAPERLAVRMWAFPVLTWVALAGMAAIFVLMAREPGTRVQLYWSGGMTAFLAAVGYAWQRRRLRATG, translated from the coding sequence ATGCCCAGCAGCAGCACCGTCGGGACTCCCCCGGAGCCGGACGTCACCCTGTCCCACGGCCTCAAACAGCGCCATCTGTCGATGATCGCCCTCGGTGGCGTCATCGGCGCCGGTCTCTTCGTCGGCTCGGGCGCGGGTATCGCCGCCGCCGGTCCGTCGATCGTCCTCGCCTACGCCCTCTCCGGCCTGCTCGTGATGCTGGTGATGCGGATGCTGGGCGAGATGTCGGCCGCGTATCCCTCGTCGGGCTCGTTCTCGGCGCACGCCGAGCGGGCCTTCGGTCCCTGGGCGGGTTTCACCGTGGGGTGGGCCTTCTGGGTCCTGCTGTGCACGGCCGTCGGCCTGGAGGGCATCGGCGCCGCGAAGATCGTCACGGGCTGGCTGCCGGGCACGCCCGAGTGGGCCTGGGTGGCGCTGTTCATGCTCCTGTTCTGCGGGGCGAACCTGACCGCGGTGAAGAACTTCGGCGAGTTCGAGTTCTGGTTCGCGGCCCTGAAGGTCGGCGCGATCACCCTGTTCCTGGTGCTGGGTGTGCTGGCCGTGGGCGGTGTCCTGCCGGGCACGGACTCCCCGGGGGCCTCCCATCTGGGCGAGCTCTTCCCGCACGGCAGCGAGGGCCTGGTCGTCGGCCTGCTCGCGTCCGTCTTCGCGTACGGCGGCCTGGAGACGGTCACCATCGCCGCCGCCGAGTCGGAGAACCCGGTCCGGGGCGTGGCGAGCGCGGTCCGTACGGCGATGTGGCGCATCGCGCTGTTCTACGTCGGCTCCATGGCGGTCATCGTCACCCTCGTCCCCTGGGACGCGAAGGCGGTCGTCGAGAAGGGCCCCTACGTCGCCGCTCTCGACCAGCTCGGCATCCCGGGGGCCGGCCAGGTCATGAACGTGGTGGTGCTGGCCGCGCTGCTCAGCGCCATGAACGCCAACGTCTACGGCTCCTCGCGCATCGCGTACTCGCTGGTGGAGCGGGGCCACGGCCCGAAGGCGCTGGGCCGGGTGTCGGGCGGCGCACCCCGGGTCGCGGTGCTCGCCTCCTGTGTCTTCGGCTTCGGCTGCGTCCTGCTCAGCTACTGGCGTCCGGACGATGTGTTCCCCTGGCTGCTGAACATGATCGGCGCGGTGATCCTGGTCGTCTGGATCTTCATCGCGCTCTCCCAGCTGCGGCTGCGCGGCCGTCTGGAGCGGGAGGCGCCCGAGCGGCTGGCCGTCCGGATGTGGGCGTTCCCGGTGCTCACCTGGGTCGCGCTGGCGGGGATGGCGGCGATCTTCGTCCTGATGGCGCGGGAGCCGGGCACCCGGGTGCAGCTGTACTGGTCGGGCGGGATGACGGCGTTCCTGGCGGCCGTCGGGTACGCGTGGCAGCGGCGCCGGCTGCGGGCCACGGGCTGA